GCGATCTCTTCGGGCGGCTGACGGAAGTTGGCCCGGCAAGCAAACGTCACGGGGCGGATTCCAGGCATTTGGGCTCAGATTCGGATTCGAACCACGAAAGGGACGAAAAAAACGTTCGCGTTGGACGGGCCGAACGCAGATCCTCGCCCCAGGCGAAGTGAAACGTGCAGTGGTGGATGTTCCACCTGCCGATGAGCGGCGTTCGATTCTAGCGCAATGAGTCGACAAGCGCGTAGCCGCCCAAGTTTGTGGCGAAGGCGTGGCAAGTGCCGGTCACATTGAAGTAGGCGACCACGTACGGCGCGAACCAGAACAGCGGGCGGCGCGGGCCGCCCGCTGAATCGGCGCTTGGAGATGCATCCGCCCATTGGGCGGCGCGGGCCGGATCAAGAACCGGTCAGGGGTTCTTTCTTTTCGGTGATCACCGGGCACTGCGTCGCCAGTTCGGCGTTCAGCGCGGTGAAGTCCTTCCACTCTTCCGGAACGTTATCTTCCATGAAGATCGCCTCGACGGGGCATTCCGGAACGCAGGCCTCGCAGTCGATGCACTCGTCGGGGTGGATGTACAACATCTGTTCCCCTTCGTAGAAGCATTCGACTGGGCAAACCACGACGCAGTCGGTGTACTTACAGCCAAAGCAGGGCTGGCAGACGACGTGGGTCATGGGCAAGGATCTCCTTTGAAGTCGTGTCTTGCTGGCTGGGATCAAAACTTGGGCGGACACTGGGAAGTGTCGGCTGGGCGGCGGT
The sequence above is drawn from the Planctomycetia bacterium genome and encodes:
- a CDS encoding ferredoxin family protein, with translation MTHVVCQPCFGCKYTDCVVVCPVECFYEGEQMLYIHPDECIDCEACVPECPVEAIFMEDNVPEEWKDFTALNAELATQCPVITEKKEPLTGS